One window of Chamaesiphon minutus PCC 6605 genomic DNA carries:
- a CDS encoding S-layer homology domain-containing protein gives MKQNKQKSNFKRAQIARIASVMLGSVFTGVAVAMSPVLAVPTASNNSSLDKVAASVPLAETIKGNVNAAPATPATNQVAQASDVAGNWAEPFIRVLVEKDIIKGYPDGTFRPDQPITRAEFAALLNKAFDLQPIRAGRKFKDVPANYWAADVINKAYRSGFLAGYPGSFGPRQNLLRIQGLVALVNGSKLEPSGNLDLNSVFGDAAQVPSYGQNALVAATQRCIAVSVEYDSSRLPGGNFGPNTVATRADLAAYIHQVLVGSGRLPALDKTNPANKYIASCPQGVYVTTITDPQPVAKTADEAIAALSIPGQVPEISGTTAVSTFPVGGLGTPTAFGANTGLFLGASYQNETRPNIYGNPPNAGIVPFVPGTAKGPETYAYSVGLGLGDSRNFLGLETVATTYTRNGAGSFDNGGISFKVHKLLGDNFAIAGGYENAITFGNNSGAAINPDGGVNGGRTGYGVASVILNPDPNLGFFSNTTLSVGAGAGRFRTVGDIRAGRDTINVFGSIGTRLSPNFSLVADWNGQDLGVGLPISIPFGGGTSLQITPALVDLVNNETGGSRFAVSGGLGFSF, from the coding sequence GCCTCCAATAATAGTTCATTAGATAAGGTGGCGGCATCTGTACCTTTGGCTGAAACTATTAAGGGAAATGTCAATGCCGCTCCTGCGACCCCCGCAACTAACCAAGTCGCTCAAGCTAGCGATGTCGCAGGCAACTGGGCAGAACCTTTTATCCGAGTGTTAGTTGAAAAGGACATTATCAAGGGCTATCCCGACGGTACTTTCAGACCCGACCAACCGATCACTCGTGCAGAATTTGCCGCTTTACTAAATAAAGCCTTCGATCTCCAACCAATCCGCGCCGGACGCAAATTTAAAGACGTCCCTGCCAACTACTGGGCGGCTGATGTCATCAACAAAGCTTATCGCAGTGGCTTTTTAGCAGGATATCCCGGCAGCTTTGGCCCCAGACAAAATCTATTGCGGATTCAAGGTTTGGTCGCTCTAGTCAATGGCAGTAAACTCGAACCATCTGGTAACTTAGACCTCAACAGCGTATTTGGTGACGCCGCGCAAGTTCCAAGCTACGGTCAAAACGCCTTGGTCGCTGCCACACAACGCTGTATCGCTGTCAGCGTCGAATACGATAGCAGTCGTCTCCCTGGCGGTAATTTTGGCCCTAACACCGTGGCTACTCGTGCAGATTTAGCTGCATACATTCACCAAGTTTTGGTCGGTTCTGGCAGGTTGCCTGCGTTAGACAAAACTAACCCAGCAAACAAGTACATTGCATCTTGTCCTCAAGGTGTCTATGTAACTACTATTACTGACCCGCAACCTGTGGCCAAGACTGCTGATGAAGCGATCGCGGCATTGAGCATCCCCGGTCAAGTCCCCGAAATCTCCGGTACGACTGCGGTTAGTACTTTCCCCGTAGGCGGTCTGGGTACGCCAACTGCTTTTGGTGCCAATACAGGTTTATTCCTCGGTGCTAGCTACCAAAACGAAACTCGCCCCAACATTTACGGCAATCCGCCCAATGCTGGCATCGTACCATTCGTACCTGGAACTGCTAAAGGGCCAGAGACTTACGCATACTCAGTCGGTCTCGGTTTGGGCGACTCGCGTAACTTCCTCGGCCTAGAAACTGTTGCTACTACCTACACCCGCAACGGTGCTGGTTCCTTCGATAATGGTGGTATCAGCTTCAAAGTTCACAAACTCTTGGGCGATAACTTTGCGATCGCGGGTGGTTATGAAAATGCCATTACCTTCGGTAACAACTCTGGCGCAGCCATCAATCCTGACGGTGGTGTCAACGGCGGTCGGACTGGTTACGGTGTAGCAAGTGTGATCCTCAACCCCGATCCAAATCTGGGCTTCTTCAGCAACACCACTCTCTCGGTAGGTGCTGGTGCTGGTCGCTTCCGGACTGTCGGCGACATCCGTGCGGGCCGCGATACCATCAACGTCTTCGGTAGCATCGGTACGCGGTTATCTCCTAATTTCTCCCTAGTTGCTGACTGGAACGGTCAAGACTTAGGAGTTGGTTTACCTATCTCGATTCCTTTTGGCGGTGGTACTTCCTTACAAATTACCCCAGCACTAGTCGATTTAGTTAATAACGAAACTGGTGGCTCTCGCTTCGCTGTTAGCGGCGGTTTGGGCTTTAGTTTCTAA